The Spirochaetaceae bacterium genome includes a region encoding these proteins:
- a CDS encoding type II toxin-antitoxin system RelE/ParE family toxin has translation MLSIRFSESAVSDLEELMGWYESRGVPDVGRRIAAEIVARIETLGDLPDSGRIVPEFNQPAIRELIHPPFRIVYRRGAAHVQVVRVWRGERLLRLPEEDYR, from the coding sequence GTGCTCTCCATTCGCTTTTCGGAATCCGCCGTCTCGGACCTGGAGGAACTCATGGGCTGGTACGAGAGCCGGGGTGTCCCCGACGTCGGGAGGCGGATCGCAGCGGAGATAGTGGCCCGGATCGAGACGCTTGGCGATCTTCCCGACAGTGGACGGATCGTGCCCGAGTTCAATCAGCCCGCCATACGGGAACTCATCCACCCACCGTTTCGCATTGTCTATCGCCGCGGCGCGGCCCACGTCCAGGTGGTGCGCGTATGGCGCGGCGAGCGATTGCTCAGGCTGCCGGAGGAAGACTACCGCTGA
- a CDS encoding type II toxin-antitoxin system Phd/YefM family antitoxin, with protein sequence MGVKFSEDVVPLTDLKVNPGRVVRHASEAHRPVLLTSRGRGVAVVQSVSDFEAAEDEREFMRAVVAGLADLEAGREVSLAEVKERLGLG encoded by the coding sequence TTGGGCGTCAAGTTCTCGGAGGATGTCGTACCCCTTACCGACTTGAAGGTGAATCCGGGGCGGGTTGTCAGGCATGCGTCGGAAGCTCACCGGCCGGTGTTGCTGACCAGTCGGGGCCGCGGCGTCGCGGTGGTGCAGTCGGTGAGCGACTTCGAGGCAGCCGAGGATGAGCGGGAGTTCATGCGGGCGGTAGTCGCCGGGCTTGCGGACCTGGAGGCGGGCCGGGAAGTGTCCCTGGCCGAGGTGAAGGAGCGGCTCGGACTCGGATAG
- a CDS encoding threonine dehydratase has translation MCEHRLPGIDEIDAAARVVYRTMPATPQYRWPLLEERAGCAVWVKHENHTPIGSFKLRGALVAVERLRRARPEVTGVIAATRGNYGQSVAYAARAAGLSATVVVPFGNAREKNAAMRAFGARLVEHGRDFDEALPHAQRLAERDGLHMMPSFHPDLVPGTATYGAELFRAVPGLDAVYVPIGLGSGICGVLAARDALSPATRVVGVVSAALPAYERSFAAGEARETGPGDTVADGMAVRKTHPVSLQLVLAGVERVVAVTETELRAAMRACYTDTHNVAEGAGAAPLAALLREREAMRGRRVALVLSGGNVDRELFAQVLATT, from the coding sequence GTGTGTGAGCATCGGCTTCCCGGGATTGACGAGATCGACGCGGCGGCGCGGGTCGTGTACCGCACCATGCCGGCCACGCCGCAGTACCGCTGGCCGCTGCTGGAGGAGCGCGCCGGCTGCGCGGTGTGGGTCAAGCACGAGAACCACACGCCAATCGGCTCGTTCAAGCTGCGCGGCGCGCTGGTGGCGGTGGAACGGCTGCGGCGGGCGCGGCCCGAGGTGACCGGCGTGATCGCCGCCACGCGCGGCAACTACGGGCAGAGCGTGGCGTACGCGGCGCGCGCGGCGGGCCTGTCCGCCACCGTGGTGGTGCCGTTCGGCAACGCGCGCGAGAAGAACGCCGCGATGCGCGCGTTCGGCGCCCGCCTGGTGGAGCACGGGCGCGACTTCGACGAGGCGTTGCCGCACGCGCAACGTCTGGCGGAACGGGACGGGCTGCACATGATGCCGTCGTTCCACCCCGACCTGGTGCCGGGCACGGCCACCTACGGCGCCGAGCTGTTCCGCGCCGTCCCCGGCCTGGACGCGGTGTACGTGCCGATCGGGCTCGGTTCCGGCATCTGCGGCGTGCTGGCGGCGCGCGATGCCCTGTCGCCGGCCACCAGGGTGGTCGGCGTGGTGTCGGCGGCGCTGCCCGCCTACGAGCGCTCCTTTGCCGCCGGCGAGGCGCGCGAGACCGGTCCCGGCGACACGGTCGCCGACGGCATGGCGGTGCGCAAGACTCACCCGGTGTCGCTGCAACTGGTGCTGGCCGGCGTGGAGCGGGTGGTGGCGGTCACCGAGACCGAGCTGCGTGCGGCGATGCGCGCCTGCTACACCGATACCCACAACGTGGCCGAGGGCGCCGGGGCCGCCCCGCTGGCCGCCCTGCTGCGCGAGCGCGAGGCGATGCGTGGGCGCCGCGTAGCGCTGGTGCTGTCCGGCGGCAACGTGGACCGCGAGCTGTTCGCCCAGGTTCTCGCCACTACCTGA